One region of Primulina tabacum isolate GXHZ01 chromosome 17, ASM2559414v2, whole genome shotgun sequence genomic DNA includes:
- the LOC142530486 gene encoding uncharacterized protein LOC142530486 has protein sequence MKIKKRTNPMDNSFASAALRPPILDGTNYSLWKVKIRYYIKSLDERAWQRVINGWTPPVMIDQEGDKRSKLETDWTVDEVQNSNHNSKALNAIFTSNILEYDRRLREIANEAFSVGEAISNERLVSKVLRFLPERFNIKICAIDEAKDTSKMALEDLISSLRTFEMNLDMQKKDKGKTIALQTSNDSYNELVQISQEVNDSDLCEDSISFITKKFGDYLKRIRDKKKDAQPSKFPSLPAPEKSQKYPAKQQFQPRNEGKGQYNSKRYDSAQCRECKGFGQYANECANRLRKNKGYNVSLSDEESDAEEKSTDEESESLDVALGVATPGRNICKNSVCLKSTTSGNLSGDDESEADYEELTLESVQKLYVELFEDWTKRNKLNSSLMKDNVELKVVVAKLEVILSKKDLELCHWYFDSGSSRHMTGSQEHLTDYVEKKCGRVTYGGGSKGRIVEKGTLNVTRIRTDHYLKKKTAEDDMDEFLEIPISLENADVAPDVATSDTTPDTEVTEAADETNNDDDAVDDGQNIPSKIQKNHPSSQIIGSMHEGAQTRKKEKVDYRKMTGLICMSSLYSQIK, from the exons ATGAAGATTAAAAAGAG AACTAATCCAATGGACAATTCATTTGCAAGCGCAGCACTTCGACCACCAATTCTAGATGGTACCAATTACAGCCTATGGAAGGTCAAAATAAGATACTACATAAAATCTCTAGATGAACGGGCATGGCAGCGTGTCATCAATGGATGGACTCCACCAGTCATGATAGATCAAGAGGGTGACAAACGGTCAAAGCTTGAAACTGACTGGACTGTTGATGAAGTGCAAAATTCGAACCACAACTCAAAGGCTTTGAATGCTATATTCACATCG AACATACTCGAGTACGATCGTCGCCTACGGGAAATTGCTAATGAGGCATTCAGTGTTGGAGAAGCTATCTCAAATGAGCGTCTAGTTAGCAAAGTCCTCCGTTTTCTGCCCGAaagattcaacataaaaatttgcgCAATAGATGAGGCTAAAGACACTTCTAAGATGGCATTGGAAGACCTTATCAGTTCATTACGTACTTTCGAGATGAACCTGGACATGCagaagaaggataaagggaagACAATTGCACTCCAAACTTCAAATGACTCCTACAATGAACTCGTTCAAATATCTCAAGAAGTCAATGATTCTGATCTCTGCGAGGATTCTATCTCCTTTATCACAAAAAAATTTGGTGATTACTTGAAAAGAATCCGAGAtaaaaagaaggatgcacaaccaTCTAAATTTCCTAGCCTTCCTGCACCTGAAAAGTCACAAAAGTACCCTGCCAAGCAACAATTTCAGCCAAGGAATGAAGGCAAGGGACAATACAATTCAAAAAGGTATGATTCGGCGCAGTGTAGAGAGTGCAAGGGCTTTGGACAGTATGCCAATGAATGTGCTAACCGATTGCGAAAAAACAAAGGCTACAATGTGTCTCTAAGCGATGAAGAATCCGATGCAGAGGAGAAATCCACTGATGAAGAAA GTGAATCCTTAGATGTTGCCctaggtgttgccacacctggccgcaacatctgcaaaaatTCAGTATGTTTGAAATCCACAACTTCTGGAAATTTGAGTGGAGATGATGAATCAGAAGCTGATTATGAAGAACTCACTCTTGAGAGTGTGCAAAAGCTTTATGTAGAGCTGTTTGAAgattggaccaaaagaaacaagttgAACTCAAGTCTCATGAAGGATAACGTTGAACTAAAAGTCGTAGTtgccaaacttgaagtaatttTGAGCAAAAAGGATTTGGAACTTT GTCATTGGTattttgatagtggaagctcacgcCATATGACAGGATCACAAGAACATCTCACTGATTATGTTGAAAAAAAATGTGGTAGAGTAACCTATGGAGGGGGATCTAAAGGAAGGATTGTTGAAAAGGgaacattaaat GTGACAAGGATAAGGACTGACCATTATCTCAAAAAGAAAACAGCTGAAGATGATATGGATGAGTTTCTAGAAATTCCAATATCACTGGAAAATGCAGATGTTgccccagatgttgcaacatctgacACAACACCTGACACTGAAGTCACTGAAGCTGCGGACGAAACGAATAACGATGATGACGCAGTAGATGATGGACAGAATATTCCAAGTAAAATTCAGAAAAAccatccatcatctcaaataattggaaGTATGCATGAAGGTGCCCAAActcgaaagaaagaaaaagtggaTTACCGAAAGATGACTGGACTTATTTGCATGAGCTCCTTATACTCACAAATTAAGTGA